One part of the Bradyrhizobium sp. CB1650 genome encodes these proteins:
- a CDS encoding FkbM family methyltransferase has protein sequence MSSVEVHQYIVSLLQKPNPVILDIGCNDGTDTQQFLNLCPQAQLYCFEPDPRAIARFKKKLGSSLNKVKLLEIAISDRNGMIDFHPSNADGDAKEWDLSGSIRRPKNHLTEYDWVRFDRPVSVETRRLDDWCSEVMLDTVDFIWMDVQGAEADVIAGGMRTLSNTRFIYTEYSDRELYEGQLSLQAILDLLPSFEVAAHYPRTVEGDVLLKNTRF, from the coding sequence GTGTCCTCTGTAGAAGTCCACCAATACATCGTCTCACTTCTTCAGAAGCCGAATCCAGTCATCCTGGATATCGGCTGCAATGACGGGACCGATACGCAACAGTTTCTCAACCTCTGCCCGCAAGCTCAGCTCTACTGCTTTGAGCCGGACCCCAGAGCGATCGCGCGTTTCAAGAAAAAACTGGGCTCATCCCTCAATAAGGTGAAGCTGCTTGAAATCGCGATCAGTGATCGAAACGGGATGATCGACTTCCATCCAAGCAACGCAGATGGTGATGCGAAGGAGTGGGACCTCTCCGGCTCAATACGCCGCCCGAAGAATCATCTTACAGAGTATGATTGGGTCCGATTCGATCGCCCTGTCTCGGTTGAAACGAGGCGGCTGGACGACTGGTGCAGCGAGGTAATGCTGGACACGGTCGATTTCATCTGGATGGATGTCCAGGGAGCCGAAGCCGATGTTATTGCCGGCGGCATGCGGACCTTGAGCAACACGCGCTTCATCTACACGGAATATAGCGACCGTGAGCTCTACGAAGGGCAGTTGTCCCTGCAAGCCATTCTGGACCTGCTACCATCATTCGAAGTGGCGGCCCACTATCCACGCACGGTGGAAGGGGATGTATTGCTCAAAAATACGCGCTTCTAG
- a CDS encoding co-chaperone GroES produces MNFRPLHDRVVVKRIDADEKTAGGIIIPDTAKEKPSQGEVIAIGPGGRDETGKLIPIDVEVGDRVLFGKWSGTEVKIDSQDLLIMKESDIMGVLTDVFSKKKAA; encoded by the coding sequence ATGAATTTCCGTCCGCTTCACGACCGCGTCGTGGTCAAGCGCATCGACGCCGATGAGAAGACCGCTGGCGGCATTATCATTCCCGACACGGCCAAGGAAAAGCCCTCGCAAGGCGAAGTCATTGCAATTGGCCCGGGCGGCCGCGATGAGACCGGCAAGCTGATTCCAATCGACGTCGAGGTCGGCGACCGCGTGCTATTCGGCAAATGGTCGGGCACCGAAGTCAAGATCGACAGCCAGGACCTGCTGATCATGAAGGAGAGCGACATCATGGGCGTTCTCACCGACGTGTTTTCCAAGAAGAAAGCCGCCTAA
- the groL gene encoding chaperonin GroEL (60 kDa chaperone family; promotes refolding of misfolded polypeptides especially under stressful conditions; forms two stacked rings of heptamers to form a barrel-shaped 14mer; ends can be capped by GroES; misfolded proteins enter the barrel where they are refolded when GroES binds): MSAKEVKFGVDARDRMLRGVDILANAVQVTLGPKGRNVVLDKSFGAPRITKDGVAVAKDIELEDKFENMGAQMVREVASKAADAAGDGTTTATVLAAAIVREGAKSVAAGMNPMDLKRGIDLAVEAVVADLQKNSKKVTSNEEIAQVGTISANGDVEIGKFLADAVKKVGNEGVITVEEAKSLETELDVVEGMQFDRGYISPYFVTNADKMRVEMDDAYILINEKKLSSLNELLPLLEAVVQSGKPLVIVAEDVEGEALATLVVNRLRGGLKVAAVKAPGFGDRRKAMLQDIAILTGGQAISEDLGIKLENVTLNMLGRAKKVMIDKENTTIVNGAGKKADIDARVAQIKVQIEETTSDYDREKLQERVAKLAGGVAVIRVGGATEVEVKERKDRVDDAMHATRAAVEEGILPGGGVALLRASEQLKGLRTNNDDQKTGVEIVRKALSWPARQIAINAGEDGSIVVGKVLDNEQYSYGFDAQTGEYSNLVSKGIIDPTKVVRIAVQNASSVAALLITTEAMVAELPKKAAPGPAMPPGAGMGGMDF, translated from the coding sequence ATGTCAGCCAAAGAAGTCAAATTCGGAGTAGACGCGAGGGACCGCATGCTGCGCGGCGTCGACATCCTCGCCAATGCCGTGCAGGTCACGCTCGGTCCGAAGGGCCGCAACGTCGTGCTCGACAAGTCGTTCGGCGCGCCTCGCATCACCAAGGACGGCGTTGCTGTCGCCAAGGACATCGAACTCGAGGACAAGTTCGAGAACATGGGCGCCCAAATGGTGCGCGAGGTGGCTTCGAAAGCGGCGGATGCTGCCGGCGACGGCACCACTACCGCGACCGTCCTGGCCGCCGCGATTGTCCGCGAAGGCGCCAAGTCGGTTGCCGCCGGTATGAACCCGATGGACCTGAAGCGCGGTATCGACCTCGCGGTCGAAGCCGTCGTCGCGGATCTCCAGAAGAACTCTAAGAAGGTTACCTCGAATGAGGAGATCGCCCAGGTCGGCACCATTTCGGCCAACGGCGATGTCGAGATCGGCAAGTTCCTCGCCGACGCCGTGAAGAAGGTCGGCAACGAAGGCGTGATCACGGTCGAAGAGGCCAAGTCGCTCGAGACCGAGCTCGACGTCGTCGAGGGCATGCAGTTCGACCGCGGCTACATCTCGCCCTACTTCGTCACCAACGCCGACAAGATGCGCGTCGAGATGGACGACGCCTACATCCTCATCAACGAGAAGAAGCTCTCCTCCCTGAACGAACTGCTGCCGCTGCTCGAGGCCGTGGTGCAGAGTGGCAAGCCGCTGGTTATCGTCGCCGAGGACGTCGAAGGCGAAGCGCTTGCCACCCTCGTCGTGAACCGCCTGCGTGGCGGCCTGAAGGTCGCGGCCGTCAAGGCTCCGGGCTTCGGCGATCGCCGCAAGGCCATGCTGCAGGACATCGCGATCCTGACCGGCGGACAGGCGATCTCGGAAGATCTCGGCATCAAGCTCGAGAACGTTACACTCAACATGCTCGGTCGCGCCAAGAAGGTGATGATCGACAAGGAGAACACCACGATCGTCAACGGCGCCGGCAAGAAGGCCGACATCGACGCTCGCGTAGCCCAGATCAAGGTGCAGATCGAGGAGACCACCTCGGACTACGACCGTGAGAAGCTCCAAGAGCGTGTCGCCAAGCTCGCGGGCGGTGTTGCGGTCATCCGCGTCGGCGGCGCGACCGAGGTCGAGGTGAAGGAGCGCAAGGATCGCGTTGATGACGCGATGCACGCGACCCGCGCGGCAGTCGAGGAAGGCATCCTGCCGGGCGGCGGCGTCGCCCTGCTCCGGGCCTCCGAGCAGCTCAAAGGCCTGCGCACCAACAACGACGACCAGAAGACCGGCGTCGAGATCGTGCGCAAGGCGCTGTCCTGGCCGGCCCGCCAGATCGCGATCAACGCCGGTGAAGACGGTTCGATCGTGGTCGGCAAAGTCCTCGACAACGAGCAGTACTCTTATGGCTTCGATGCGCAGACGGGCGAGTATAGCAACCTTGTCTCCAAGGGCATCATTGACCCGACCAAGGTCGTGCGCATCGCGGTCCAGAACGCCTCCTCGGTGGCGGCGCTGCTGATCACGACCGAAGCGATGGTTGCCGAGCTGCCGAAGAAGGCAGCGCCTGGCCCAGCAATGCC